The following are encoded in a window of Bos indicus isolate NIAB-ARS_2022 breed Sahiwal x Tharparkar chromosome 7, NIAB-ARS_B.indTharparkar_mat_pri_1.0, whole genome shotgun sequence genomic DNA:
- the LOC109561011 gene encoding putative olfactory receptor 2W6, protein MERNNESSGGDFILLGFSDRPKLEMVLFFVNMIFYFLAVAGNSTIIFLSLVDPQLHTPMYFFLSNLSLLDLCYTTSSIPQMLVNLWGPYKTITYVGCVIQLFAFLSVGGIECILLSVMAYDRFVAVCKPLQYMAIMHPQLCLQLAAFAWLSGIANSILMSPLTMSLGRCGHRHINHFVCEMPAIIRISCVDTSWVEGLGFFLAIPIVLVPLTMILVSYGYIAAAVLRMQSAAGRQKAFNTCSSHMVVVSLFYSSIIYMYMQPGNTASQDQGKFLTLFYCLVTPTLNPFIYTLRNKDVKWAMRKLVSTQASCIMRGISQKKWSMRLFPQRGRSMVSVEPTMLVVRPPSHEAKARLQQSFGCMMTV, encoded by the exons ATGGAGAGAAACAATGAGAGCTCTGGAGGAGATTTCATTTTGCTTGGGTTCTCTGACCGGCCGAAGCTGGAGATGGTCCTGTTTTTTGTCAACATGATCTTTTACTTTCTGGCTGTTGCTGGCAACTCCACGATCATCTTTCTCTCCCTGGTGGACCCTCAATTGCATACCCctatgtacttcttcctcagcaACCTGTCTCTCCTGGATCTCTGCTACACAACCAGCAGCATTCCCCAGATGTTGGTCAACCTCTGGGGCCCATACAAAACCATCACCTATGTGGGTTGTGTCATCCAGCTCTTTGCCTTCCTCTCTGTGGGGGGCATTGAGTGCATTCTACTCTCTGTCATGGCCTACGACCGCTTTGTGGCTGTGTGCAAGCCACTTCAGTACATGGCCATCATGCACCCACAGCTGTGCCTGCAGCTGGCAGCCTTCGCATGGCTTAGTGGGATTGCCAACTCCATCTTGATGTCCCCACTGACGATGTCCCTGGGGAGGTGTGGTCACCGTCACATCAATCACTTTGTGTGTGAGATGCCAGCTATCATTCGAATCTCCTGTGTGGACACCAGTTGGGTTGAAGGCTTGGGTTTCTTCCTGGCCATTCCCATCGTTCTTGTGCCTCTCACAATGATACTAGTCTCCTACGGTTATATTGCAGCTGCGGTGCTGCGGATGCAGTCTGCAGCCGGGAGGCAAAAGGCCTTTAACACCTGCTCCTCCCACATGGTCGTGGTATCTCTTTTCTACAGCAGCATCATCTACATGTATATGCAGCCTGGGAATACAGCGAGCCAGGACCAGGGCAAGTTTCTCACCCTCTTCTACTGCCTAGTGACCCCTACTCTGAATCCCTTCATCTACACGCTGAGGAACAAGGATGTGAAGTGGGCCATGCGGAAG CTGGTATCCACACAAGCCAGCTGCATAATGAGGGGCATCTCACAGAAAAAGTGGTCAATGCGATTGTTCCCACAGAGAGGCAGGAGCATGGTGAGCGTGGAACCTACCATGCTGGTGGTCAGACCCCCAAGCCACGAGGCAAAAGCCAGGCTGCAGCAAAGCTTTGGATGCATGATGACAGTGTAG
- the LOC109561014 gene encoding olfactory receptor 2C3-like — translation MMEIANVSFPEVFILLGFSERPSLEPILFIFVLGIYVVSVLGNGIIIVVSCMDVHLHTPMYFFLVNLSFLDISFTTSIVPQLLVNLWGPQKTISYGGCVIQFYISHWLGATECVLLAVMSYDRYAAICRPLHYTVIMHPKLCRSLAFASWLGGLTTSMVGSTLTMLLPLCGNNRVDHFFCEMPLIMQLACVDTSFNEVEMYVASFIFVVLPLGLILVSYSRIAWAVLTIRSAEGWRKAFNTCSSHVAVVALFYGSIIFMYLQPAKRNSHEEGKLVALFYTVVTPMLNPLIYTLRNKTVKKALRHIVLENCGFGGTHIF, via the coding sequence ATGATGGAAATAGCCAATGTAAGTTTTCCAGAAGTTTTTATTCTGCTGGGCTTCTCTGAACGACCCTCTCTAGAACCCATCCTTTTTATCTTTGTCTTGGGGATTTATGTGGTGTCTGTCTTGGGTAATGGCATCATCATTGTGGTCTCCTGCATGGATGTGCATCTCCACACTCCTATGTACTTCTTTCTTGTCAACCTTTCCTTCCTGGACATTAGCTTCACCACAAGCATCGTCCCACAACTCCTGGTCAACCTCTGGGGACCACAGAAAACCATAAGCTATGGAGGGTGTGTGATCCAGTTCTATATCTCCCACTGGTTGGGGGCAACTGAATGTGTCCTCCTGGCAGTCATGTCCTACGATCGCTATGCTGCCATCTGCAGGCCACTCCACTACACTGTCATCATGCATCCAAAGCTTTGCCGCAGCCTGGCTTTTGCCTCGTGGCTTGGGGGTCTGACCACCAGCATGGTAGGTTCCACGCTCACCATGCTCCTGCCTCTCTGTGGGAACAATCGCGTTGACCACTTTTTCTGTGAGATGCCCCTCATTATGCAACTGGCTTGTGTGGATACCAGCTTCAATGAAGTAGAGATGTACGTGGCCAGCTTTATCTTTGTTGTCTTGCCTCTGGGTCTCATTCTGGTCTCATACAGCCGTATTGCCTGGGCTGTGTTGACGATCAGGTCAGCAGAAGGATGGAGAAAGGCGTTCAATACCTGCTCGTCCCATGTGGCAGTAGTGGCTCTGTTTTACGGGAGCATCATTTTCATGTATCTCCAGCCTGCCAAGAGAAACTCTCATGAGGAAGGTAAGCTTGTGGCCCTCTTCTACACTGTGGTCACCCCAATGCTGAACCCCCTGATTTACACGCTAAGGAacaagactgtgaagaaggcactTAGGCACATTGTATTAgagaactgtggttttggagggacacatatattttaa